Proteins from a genomic interval of Ndongobacter massiliensis:
- a CDS encoding HAD family phosphatase: protein MKALLFDMDGTLIDSMGMWMSLESDYMRTLGVDPQEVDTDQIATLGVEETLALLKKQFGIQASTEDVERYVHDRLHHFFEQEVQLRPGVRETLRAFRELGVPMGVGTASQYELAEMALKTVGIFDQFDFVQSVSTVGYSKNDRRFFYKAAERFGVQPQEVCLFDDALYACVTAKVAGYYVVSVIDPAYEQDVQALLRESNEQLPDFVNFDVRAWAQNHGLVEAYNE, encoded by the coding sequence ATGAAAGCACTGTTGTTTGATATGGACGGTACGCTGATTGACTCCATGGGGATGTGGATGTCCCTGGAGAGTGACTATATGCGAACGCTCGGTGTGGATCCGCAGGAAGTCGATACCGATCAAATTGCAACCCTGGGCGTTGAGGAGACATTGGCGCTTTTGAAAAAGCAATTCGGTATTCAGGCATCGACCGAAGATGTCGAGCGTTATGTGCATGACCGACTCCATCATTTTTTCGAGCAGGAGGTGCAGCTGCGCCCGGGTGTGCGGGAAACGCTGCGCGCATTTCGAGAATTGGGCGTTCCGATGGGGGTTGGCACGGCGTCGCAGTATGAACTGGCGGAGATGGCACTGAAGACCGTGGGTATTTTCGATCAATTTGACTTTGTACAGAGTGTTTCCACGGTGGGTTACTCCAAAAACGATCGCCGATTCTTCTATAAGGCGGCCGAGCGCTTCGGTGTGCAGCCGCAGGAAGTTTGCCTGTTTGATGATGCGCTCTATGCGTGTGTTACCGCAAAGGTAGCGGGGTACTACGTCGTTTCGGTGATTGATCCCGCCTACGAACAGGATGTACAGGCGCTTCTGCGCGAATCGAACGAGCAGCTGCCGGATTTTGTAAATTTTGATGTCCGTGCATGGGCACAGAACCATGGATTGGTGGAGGCATACAATGAATGA
- a CDS encoding rod shape-determining protein codes for MAYFRKNVAIDLGTTSILVFTRAGGVLLNEPSVVAIDTFTDRIVAVGQEAREMLGRTPGNIVAQRPLRDGVIADYRSTERMLKYFIRKAVGRTLLRPDIIVCIPSQATQVQKRAVIQAATAAGAHSTYLIEEPLAAAIGSGVDIADPGGNLIIDIGGGTTDVALISLGGIVLSRSIRIAGDECDRAIATYIRKKYDIIIGEKSAEEIKIRLGSSASTGMEETLEVKGRSLVDGLPVHVYVSSADIAEALDEPLEHIVDAVHKVLSETPPELSSDLFDRGVLLTGGGSLVRGLDQRIRDRIGIEVKHTESPITSVVRGTGRALAWIRRLNPGDEILAENTRKQIMQREGLRKR; via the coding sequence ATGGCTTATTTTCGTAAAAATGTGGCGATTGACTTGGGAACGACCAGCATTCTGGTCTTTACGCGCGCGGGCGGGGTGTTGTTAAATGAACCGTCCGTCGTTGCCATCGACACTTTCACCGATCGCATTGTCGCCGTCGGGCAGGAAGCGCGGGAAATGTTGGGACGTACCCCCGGAAATATCGTGGCGCAGCGCCCGCTGCGCGACGGGGTGATTGCAGATTATCGCTCGACGGAGCGCATGCTGAAATACTTCATCCGCAAGGCCGTGGGGCGTACGTTACTGCGCCCGGATATCATCGTATGCATTCCCTCCCAAGCGACACAGGTACAAAAACGCGCCGTCATACAGGCAGCTACGGCGGCCGGCGCGCACAGCACCTATCTGATTGAAGAACCGCTGGCTGCGGCGATTGGGTCGGGCGTGGATATTGCCGATCCCGGCGGAAATCTGATCATCGATATTGGCGGCGGAACGACGGATGTGGCACTCATTTCGCTGGGCGGCATTGTGTTGTCCCGTTCGATACGCATTGCCGGCGATGAATGCGACCGCGCCATCGCTACCTACATTCGAAAGAAATACGACATTATCATTGGGGAAAAATCGGCGGAAGAGATCAAAATCCGGTTGGGTTCTTCGGCGTCGACGGGTATGGAAGAAACGTTGGAAGTGAAAGGGCGCAGCCTTGTCGACGGGTTGCCGGTACACGTGTATGTCAGCTCTGCCGATATTGCCGAAGCGTTGGACGAACCGCTGGAGCACATTGTGGATGCCGTGCACAAGGTGCTGTCGGAAACACCACCGGAGCTTTCTTCGGATCTTTTCGATCGCGGGGTGCTTTTAACCGGCGGCGGCTCGCTCGTGCGCGGGTTGGATCAGCGCATCCGCGACCGCATCGGCATTGAAGTGAAACACACGGAAAGCCCCATTACCTCGGTGGTACGCGGCACGGGACGGGCCTTGGCGTGGATTCGGCGTCTCAATCCCGGCGATGAAATTTTAGCGGAAAATACAAGAAAACAAATTATGCAGCGCGAGGGATTGCGCAAGCGCTAG
- a CDS encoding Asp23/Gls24 family envelope stress response protein: protein MNDFKNGTVQVANTVIDRIIAHTAASVEGVAEVKGYHSKEERLRRSAPKYILTEVEDDRLSTSLVLSVEPGFSVLAVAREVQESVAKQVESMLGLYCERVNIAVE, encoded by the coding sequence ATGAATGATTTCAAAAATGGAACGGTACAGGTAGCCAATACGGTCATTGATCGCATTATTGCGCACACAGCGGCGTCGGTGGAAGGGGTTGCTGAAGTGAAGGGCTATCACAGTAAAGAGGAACGTTTACGCCGCAGTGCGCCGAAGTATATTTTGACCGAGGTGGAGGACGATCGCCTTTCCACGTCCCTCGTGCTGTCTGTGGAGCCGGGATTTTCCGTTCTTGCGGTGGCAAGAGAAGTGCAGGAATCCGTCGCGAAGCAGGTAGAGAGCATGCTCGGTTTGTATTGCGAGCGGGTCAATATTGCCGTCGAATAG
- the murI gene encoding glutamate racemase: protein MTPAIQTIGIFDSGIGGFSVLRPFVAAYPANYLYLGDNARAPYGDRPPEEIIAFVKEGAAFLLERGVDALLLACNTASVLAGDALRREYPNLPLFDTTAAVCALVAKHHPRHLGLLATAATVHSRCYEEKLLAQDPAMHMESIACPNWVPLVEQNQFGTTHALHTVENTVRPWMQNPPEAVLLGCTHFPFLRREIEQLLPGVPLLDPAEEILRAFLQTFVADAAMATMRTAWKIGGQNERLKKEGTEKNSVPSQPAPASPSVHICTTGNAAAVHAVATRIFPHLPFSMETVHLS from the coding sequence ATGACACCCGCAATTCAAACCATCGGTATTTTCGATTCGGGCATCGGCGGTTTCAGCGTTCTGCGCCCTTTTGTCGCCGCCTATCCCGCAAACTATCTATATCTCGGCGATAATGCACGTGCTCCTTATGGAGATCGCCCACCGGAAGAGATCATCGCGTTCGTAAAAGAAGGCGCTGCTTTTCTACTGGAACGGGGCGTCGATGCGCTCCTGCTCGCGTGCAATACGGCCAGTGTACTCGCCGGAGACGCTTTGCGCAGAGAATACCCGAATTTGCCGCTTTTCGATACAACGGCGGCGGTTTGCGCACTGGTGGCAAAGCACCACCCCCGTCATTTGGGCCTGCTCGCGACGGCGGCCACAGTGCACTCGCGCTGTTACGAAGAAAAGCTGTTGGCGCAAGATCCCGCGATGCACATGGAAAGCATCGCCTGCCCAAACTGGGTTCCGCTCGTCGAACAAAATCAATTTGGCACGACCCATGCCTTGCACACCGTTGAAAACACGGTGCGCCCCTGGATGCAAAATCCACCAGAAGCCGTTCTCCTCGGCTGCACCCATTTTCCATTCCTGCGCCGGGAAATTGAACAGCTTTTACCGGGCGTCCCCCTGCTTGATCCAGCGGAGGAAATTCTGCGCGCCTTTTTGCAAACCTTCGTTGCGGACGCTGCGATGGCAACGATGCGCACGGCATGGAAAATAGGTGGACAAAACGAACGCCTGAAAAAAGAAGGGACCGAGAAAAATTCCGTCCCTTCCCAACCTGCGCCGGCATCGCCTTCCGTTCACATCTGCACCACCGGAAATGCCGCCGCTGTACACGCGGTGGCAACACGTATTTTCCCGCACCTTCCTTTTTCCATGGAGACGGTGCATCTTTCCTGA
- the htpG gene encoding molecular chaperone HtpG: MKQFQAESKRLMDLMIHSIYTNPEIFLRELISNASDATDKLYIKSLSDASLQFDRDRFIIELEADSEARTLRIRDYGIGMTDAEMEENLGTIAHSGSLEFKKALSGEETAKEAANLIGQFGVGFYSAFMVAQKVTVLSRALGEETAHLWTSEGVDGYTLEAAEKGEVGTEITLYLRPDTEEENYSRFLEEYTLRDLVRRYSNYIRYPIRMEVTKSRRVEPEKEGDEPKWEEYREVETLNSMTPIWEKSKNDLTQEDYDAFYQQEHFGYDKPLAHIHLVADGTLSYRAILYIPGEPPFDFYTKEYEKGLALYAKGVKIMDRCSELVPEYYRFVKGVVSSEDLSLNISREMLQQDRQLTAIARKIEGKITDELKKMLADDRTTYEKFFAAFGNQLKAGIYTTYGAKKDPLANLLLFHTSKGGELRTLREVVDGYGASKKAIYYATGDRAEQIDRSPALVGLKERGIEVLYLTDEIDEFVLKAMRDYEELPFVSVLDAEFSLADTEKESDAKESNAEKPEEADAEKEQPEDADQKALFDKMKTLLGEEVVAVTASRRLVNDAVLLVSKGEVSIEMEKTFAHQPGGAALRAQKVLELNTAHPLYQKLQSLFRADDEEGLKTYTELLYDQARLMAGLPIADAVAFAKRVQKLM, translated from the coding sequence ATGAAGCAATTTCAAGCGGAATCGAAACGGTTGATGGACTTGATGATTCACTCCATCTATACGAATCCTGAAATATTTTTACGTGAGTTGATTTCCAATGCGAGTGACGCGACGGATAAATTGTATATCAAGAGTCTGTCCGATGCCTCGCTGCAGTTTGATCGCGATCGATTTATTATTGAATTGGAAGCGGACTCCGAGGCGCGTACGCTGCGCATTCGCGATTATGGCATCGGCATGACGGATGCGGAAATGGAAGAAAATCTCGGGACCATTGCGCATAGCGGCTCGCTGGAATTCAAAAAAGCGCTCTCCGGCGAAGAGACGGCGAAGGAAGCGGCAAATCTCATCGGACAATTTGGCGTCGGTTTTTATTCCGCCTTTATGGTGGCACAGAAAGTGACCGTGCTGTCGCGCGCACTGGGCGAGGAAACGGCGCATTTGTGGACGAGCGAGGGGGTCGATGGATATACCCTAGAAGCGGCAGAAAAGGGAGAAGTCGGCACGGAAATCACGTTGTATCTGCGTCCGGATACGGAAGAGGAAAACTACAGTCGTTTTTTGGAAGAATATACGCTTCGCGACCTCGTGCGTCGCTACTCAAATTACATCCGCTACCCGATTCGCATGGAAGTGACAAAGTCGCGTCGCGTGGAGCCGGAAAAAGAGGGTGACGAGCCGAAGTGGGAAGAGTATCGGGAAGTTGAAACCCTGAATTCCATGACCCCTATTTGGGAGAAGAGTAAGAACGATCTTACACAAGAGGACTACGACGCCTTCTACCAACAGGAACACTTCGGCTACGACAAGCCGCTGGCCCATATCCACCTGGTGGCGGATGGAACGCTGTCCTACCGCGCCATTCTCTACATTCCCGGCGAACCGCCCTTCGATTTTTATACGAAAGAGTACGAGAAGGGCTTGGCGCTTTATGCGAAGGGCGTTAAGATTATGGATCGCTGCTCCGAACTCGTGCCGGAATACTATCGCTTTGTCAAGGGCGTGGTGAGTTCGGAAGATCTGTCGCTGAATATTTCCCGTGAAATGTTGCAGCAAGACCGGCAGTTGACTGCCATCGCGCGGAAAATCGAAGGCAAGATCACCGATGAGCTGAAAAAAATGCTGGCCGACGACCGAACAACCTATGAGAAATTCTTCGCGGCATTCGGCAATCAATTGAAGGCGGGCATCTACACCACATATGGCGCCAAAAAAGATCCACTCGCCAACTTACTGCTGTTCCATACGTCAAAAGGCGGGGAATTGCGCACGCTGCGCGAGGTCGTAGACGGGTATGGCGCCTCCAAAAAGGCCATTTACTATGCAACGGGGGACCGCGCGGAGCAAATTGACCGCTCGCCGGCGCTGGTGGGTCTCAAAGAACGCGGCATTGAAGTGCTATATTTGACCGATGAAATCGACGAGTTTGTCCTCAAGGCCATGCGCGATTACGAGGAGTTGCCCTTTGTATCGGTGTTGGATGCTGAATTCTCTCTGGCGGACACGGAAAAAGAAAGCGATGCCAAAGAATCGAACGCGGAAAAGCCGGAGGAGGCGGATGCCGAAAAGGAGCAACCGGAAGATGCCGATCAAAAGGCGCTTTTCGATAAGATGAAGACACTTCTGGGAGAGGAAGTTGTCGCCGTTACGGCTTCTCGCCGGTTGGTCAACGACGCGGTGCTCCTCGTCTCCAAAGGCGAAGTTTCCATTGAAATGGAGAAGACCTTCGCGCATCAGCCGGGCGGCGCGGCTCTGCGCGCCCAGAAGGTGTTGGAGCTCAATACGGCGCATCCGCTCTATCAAAAACTACAGAGCTTGTTCCGGGCGGACGATGAAGAGGGATTAAAGACGTATACCGAGCTGCTTTACGACCAGGCGCGTCTTATGGCGGGACTGCCGATCGCCGATGCAGTTGCCTTTGCGAAGCGGGTGCAGAAGCTCATGTAA
- a CDS encoding FAD-dependent oxidoreductase has protein sequence MKKVKKFLSVALSATMILSLAACGGKPQKESKPEDSTASESSESVASSGEKSGAMKPGTYTASAQGMNDLVEVTVEVTEDAIKSVEVTKNAETPGIGGELLDKGGKPMETGFTIPVRAIPEKIVSTQNIAVDNVTGATITSAVIKSAVEDCLKQAGANVDDWKHKIGTDIAFNTVESDVVVVGAGGAGLAAAIAAAEQGKTVTLIEKNGSMGGDTLVCGAIYNTPDQELQKAVTMTDPVKATLEAALSEEPINEEHKALQDEVRAQWEQYKADGRTDLFDSKEWYALQTWINGDKVGNLDLVKVLCYNSFDEYQWIRAMGMEFSDKIAQGAGSLWQRTHTSTLPMGTGFMATYSAQLDKYADKIQILLETTATELLTEEQKVVGVKVKDNHSEAEYEVKAKDGVILASGGFGANSEMVQKYNTSGKWADLSKVATTNRFSCSQGDGIAMALTAGASLTDMEQIQLLYLGNTKDGQLTKYPPRDVNGTDQIIFVNKNGERFVREDGRRDEICLGVLSQPDSMFYMLESADGAGYKDITDPEWRSADGFTFDYLKENGYIFVGDTLEEIAKQIGCDPAALQKTVDTFNASVDSGKDEFGRTLYSTKLENGPWVATARQACIHHTMGGVTIDTKGHVLNEAQEPIAGFYAAGEVTGGIHGANRLGGNAVVDTVVFGKLAADTLVEDVTK, from the coding sequence ATGAAAAAAGTGAAGAAGTTTCTTTCTGTGGCGCTGAGCGCCACCATGATACTTTCCCTTGCCGCCTGCGGCGGAAAACCACAGAAAGAAAGCAAACCGGAAGACAGCACCGCATCTGAATCCTCGGAAAGCGTTGCAAGTTCGGGTGAAAAAAGTGGAGCGATGAAGCCGGGCACCTACACCGCTTCCGCACAGGGCATGAACGACCTTGTGGAAGTCACCGTCGAAGTCACGGAAGATGCCATTAAGAGCGTCGAAGTCACCAAAAATGCCGAAACGCCTGGCATTGGCGGGGAGTTGCTGGACAAGGGCGGAAAGCCGATGGAAACGGGCTTCACGATTCCGGTGCGTGCCATCCCAGAAAAAATTGTCAGCACACAAAACATCGCCGTTGATAATGTTACGGGTGCAACCATTACCTCCGCTGTCATCAAAAGTGCCGTCGAGGACTGCCTGAAACAGGCGGGCGCCAATGTAGATGATTGGAAACATAAAATTGGCACGGATATCGCCTTTAATACGGTCGAATCCGATGTCGTTGTCGTCGGCGCCGGCGGTGCCGGACTGGCTGCGGCGATTGCCGCAGCGGAACAGGGCAAGACCGTTACGCTGATCGAAAAGAATGGTTCCATGGGCGGCGATACCCTCGTTTGCGGCGCCATTTACAATACGCCAGATCAAGAGCTTCAAAAAGCAGTCACTATGACCGACCCGGTCAAGGCAACTCTGGAAGCGGCGTTGAGCGAAGAACCCATCAATGAGGAGCACAAGGCGCTGCAGGATGAGGTGCGAGCGCAGTGGGAACAGTACAAAGCGGACGGTCGCACGGATCTCTTTGATTCGAAAGAATGGTATGCCCTGCAAACGTGGATCAACGGTGATAAGGTGGGCAACCTCGATCTCGTAAAGGTGCTCTGCTACAATTCGTTCGACGAATATCAGTGGATTCGCGCCATGGGCATGGAATTCAGCGATAAAATCGCACAGGGCGCCGGCTCGCTGTGGCAGCGTACGCACACGAGCACCCTCCCCATGGGTACCGGCTTCATGGCGACGTACAGCGCACAGCTGGATAAGTATGCCGATAAAATTCAAATACTCCTCGAAACCACGGCTACCGAACTGTTGACCGAGGAACAAAAAGTCGTCGGCGTCAAAGTCAAAGATAATCACAGCGAAGCCGAGTATGAAGTCAAGGCAAAAGATGGTGTGATTCTTGCTTCCGGCGGATTTGGCGCGAACAGCGAAATGGTGCAGAAATACAACACAAGCGGCAAATGGGCCGACTTGTCCAAAGTCGCAACGACAAACCGCTTCTCCTGCTCGCAAGGCGACGGCATTGCGATGGCTTTAACGGCAGGTGCTTCTTTGACGGACATGGAACAAATTCAGCTGCTCTATCTCGGAAATACCAAAGACGGACAGCTGACGAAGTATCCGCCGCGCGACGTGAACGGAACGGATCAGATCATCTTCGTCAATAAAAATGGAGAGCGCTTTGTCCGCGAAGACGGTCGCCGCGATGAAATCTGCCTCGGTGTGCTTTCCCAACCCGATTCGATGTTCTATATGTTGGAATCGGCGGACGGTGCCGGTTACAAGGATATTACGGATCCCGAATGGCGTTCGGCGGACGGCTTTACCTTCGACTATCTGAAGGAGAACGGATATATCTTTGTCGGCGATACGCTGGAGGAGATTGCCAAACAGATTGGCTGTGATCCGGCAGCGCTACAGAAAACGGTTGACACGTTCAATGCCAGTGTAGACTCCGGAAAAGATGAATTCGGACGTACCCTGTATTCGACGAAACTGGAAAACGGTCCGTGGGTGGCCACCGCACGGCAAGCGTGCATCCACCACACGATGGGCGGTGTGACAATTGACACGAAGGGTCATGTGCTCAACGAAGCGCAGGAACCCATTGCCGGATTCTATGCGGCAGGTGAAGTAACAGGCGGCATCCACGGCGCGAACCGTTTGGGCGGAAACGCCGTTGTCGACACGGTCGTCTTCGGAAAGCTCGCTGCTGATACACTGGTCGAGGATGTCACAAAGTAA
- a CDS encoding MATE family efflux transporter produces the protein MEQRKDLLNGPILSGLWRFATPLMLTAFVQMTYNLTDMVWIGQIDSDAVAGAGTVGFFLWISNALGLIPKTGMGVLAAQRFGAGDTKGTRAVFCAGFQVAAVVALLFFLFTQTILASFVSFYQLGERVNAYAMAYGRWVLFVNPLSMANIAFSQCHQSLGNSMTPFRINAFGLAANIVLDPLLIFGWGPIPSMGIVGAAVATVLAQALVLALFLYARRREDLIHRISLRIRPDLRLWVAILELGVPASLISLCHALISMFLNKLTAQYGAVAIAVATVGSQLESIAWMTSEGFSVAITAMVAQNYGARQYTRMRRVMHNGVGSMVVMGLVAAVILVFGRQPLFALFFPNNAEAVRLGGLYLLIFGIVEPFVTLEISSSGCLNGVGKTHISSFIATTSNLLRIPGALLLSPFWGITGIWLAMSFSNVFKGLWCFSYLFREQRRACYRERETGLSGERQH, from the coding sequence ATGGAACAACGAAAAGATTTGCTGAACGGGCCGATCCTCTCCGGCTTGTGGCGCTTCGCCACGCCGCTGATGCTGACGGCCTTTGTTCAGATGACGTACAACTTAACGGACATGGTATGGATTGGCCAGATCGATTCGGATGCCGTAGCGGGAGCCGGAACGGTGGGCTTTTTTCTATGGATTTCCAATGCATTGGGCTTGATTCCCAAAACGGGTATGGGTGTCTTGGCGGCGCAGCGCTTTGGCGCCGGCGATACGAAGGGGACCCGGGCTGTATTTTGCGCCGGATTTCAGGTCGCGGCAGTGGTGGCACTTTTGTTTTTTCTTTTTACGCAGACGATTCTCGCGTCCTTTGTTTCTTTTTACCAATTGGGCGAACGCGTGAATGCGTACGCCATGGCCTACGGGCGGTGGGTGCTTTTTGTCAATCCGCTTTCCATGGCGAATATTGCCTTTTCCCAATGTCACCAAAGCTTGGGAAACAGCATGACGCCGTTTCGCATCAATGCGTTTGGATTGGCGGCCAACATTGTTTTAGACCCCTTGTTGATTTTCGGTTGGGGACCGATTCCCTCGATGGGGATTGTCGGCGCAGCGGTGGCGACGGTTCTGGCACAGGCGCTGGTGCTTGCTCTTTTTCTTTATGCACGGCGTCGGGAAGATCTGATTCATCGCATTTCCTTGCGCATCCGGCCGGATTTGCGCCTATGGGTTGCAATTTTGGAATTGGGCGTACCGGCTTCGCTGATTTCTTTATGTCATGCGCTGATTTCGATGTTTCTGAATAAATTGACGGCGCAATACGGCGCCGTCGCCATTGCGGTTGCGACCGTCGGATCGCAGCTCGAATCAATTGCGTGGATGACCAGCGAGGGCTTTTCCGTTGCGATTACGGCCATGGTTGCGCAAAATTACGGAGCCCGCCAGTATACGCGGATGCGCCGCGTCATGCACAACGGCGTCGGATCCATGGTTGTGATGGGGTTGGTCGCCGCGGTGATTCTCGTGTTCGGGCGACAACCGCTCTTTGCGCTTTTCTTTCCAAACAATGCCGAAGCCGTTCGATTGGGTGGACTATACCTGCTGATTTTCGGGATCGTGGAACCCTTTGTCACCCTTGAAATCAGCAGCAGCGGCTGCCTCAATGGCGTTGGCAAGACGCATATTTCTTCTTTTATTGCGACGACTTCCAATCTGCTTCGGATTCCGGGAGCACTGCTGCTTTCCCCTTTTTGGGGCATTACCGGCATCTGGCTGGCAATGAGTTTTTCCAACGTATTCAAGGGACTCTGGTGTTTTTCCTATCTTTTTCGGGAGCAAAGGCGGGCTTGTTACCGCGAAAGGGAAACCGGGTTGTCAGGAGAACGCCAGCATTGA